In Zea mays cultivar B73 chromosome 7, Zm-B73-REFERENCE-NAM-5.0, whole genome shotgun sequence, the following proteins share a genomic window:
- the LOC100280204 gene encoding uncharacterized protein isoform X1, whose protein sequence is MERWSLGAKVVALALLLSAASHGRELPVKSSDRSFIYNHTLAKTLVEYASAVYMTDLTALFTWTCSRCNDLTQVRDHQGFEMRSLIVDVENCLQAFVGVDHSLNSIIVAIRGTQENSVQNWIKDLIWKQLDLSYPNMPNAKVHSGFFSSYNNTILRLAITSAVHKARKSYGDINVIVTGHSMGGAMASFCALDLAMKLGGGSVQLMTFGQPRVGNAAFASYFAKYVPNTIRVTHGHDIVPHLPPYFSFLPQLTYHHFPREVWVQDSDGNTTERICDDSGEDPDCCRCISMFGLRIQDHFTYLGVDMEADDWSTCRIITAQRVQQFRLELAGNIMMTKHDIDVSIVEPSVQNRLEQF, encoded by the exons ATGGAGAGATGGAGCCTGGGTGCCAAAGTGGTAGCTCTCGCACTCCTGCTGTCTGCTGCTTCTCATGGAAGAG AGTTGCCTGTCAAGAGTAGTGACCGCAGTTTTATCTACAATCATACTCTTGCAAAGACGCTTGTGGAATATGCATCAGCG GTGTATATGACAGATTTAACCGCTCTGTTTACGTGGACATGCTCAAGATGCAATGACTTGACTCAAGTAAGAGACCATCAA GGATTCGAGATGAGATCTCTAATTGTTGATGTGGAGAACTGCTTGCAG GCATTTGTTGGTGTAGATCATAGTCTGAATTCGATAATTGTTGCAATCAGGGGAACTCAAGAGAACAG TGTACAGAATTGGATAAAAGACTTGATATGGAAGCAGCTTGATCTAAGTTATCCAAACATGCCAAATGCAAAG GTGCACAGTGGATTTTTCTCCTCGTATAACAATACAATTTTGCGTCTAGCTATCACAAGTGCTGTGCACAAGGCAAGAAAGTCATATGGAGATATCAATGTCatagtgacaggccactcgatGGGAGGAGCTATGGCTTCTTTTTGCGCGCTCGATCTTGCT ATGAAGCTTGGAggtggcagtgtgcaactcatgaCTTTTGGGCAGCCTCGTGTTGGCAATGCTGCATTCGCCTCATACTTCGCCAAATATGTACCCAACACAATTCGAGTGACACACGGGCATGATATTGTGCCACATTTGCCACcttatttctcctttcttccccAGCTGACATACCACCATTTCCCAAGAGAG GTATGGGTCCAGGATTCTGATGGCAACACAACTGAACGGATTTGTGACGACAGCGGTGAAGACCCAGATTGTTGCAG GTGCATCTCCATGTTCGGCTTGAGGATTCAGGACCATTTCACTTACCTAGGAGTTGATATGGAAGCGGACGACTGGAGCACCTGTAGAATCATCACAGCTCAAAGGGTTCAGCAGTTCCGACTGGAGCTAGCGGGCAACATCATGATGACCAAGCACGATATCGACGTCTCCATCGTTGAACCTAGTGTACAAAACAGATTGGAGCAGTTCTAG
- the LOC100280204 gene encoding uncharacterized protein isoform X2, with translation MERWSLGAKVVALALLLSAASHGRELPVKSSDRSFIYNHTLAKTLVEYASAVYMTDLTALFTWTCSRCNDLTQGFEMRSLIVDVENCLQAFVGVDHSLNSIIVAIRGTQENSVQNWIKDLIWKQLDLSYPNMPNAKVHSGFFSSYNNTILRLAITSAVHKARKSYGDINVIVTGHSMGGAMASFCALDLAMKLGGGSVQLMTFGQPRVGNAAFASYFAKYVPNTIRVTHGHDIVPHLPPYFSFLPQLTYHHFPREVWVQDSDGNTTERICDDSGEDPDCCRCISMFGLRIQDHFTYLGVDMEADDWSTCRIITAQRVQQFRLELAGNIMMTKHDIDVSIVEPSVQNRLEQF, from the exons ATGGAGAGATGGAGCCTGGGTGCCAAAGTGGTAGCTCTCGCACTCCTGCTGTCTGCTGCTTCTCATGGAAGAG AGTTGCCTGTCAAGAGTAGTGACCGCAGTTTTATCTACAATCATACTCTTGCAAAGACGCTTGTGGAATATGCATCAGCG GTGTATATGACAGATTTAACCGCTCTGTTTACGTGGACATGCTCAAGATGCAATGACTTGACTCAA GGATTCGAGATGAGATCTCTAATTGTTGATGTGGAGAACTGCTTGCAG GCATTTGTTGGTGTAGATCATAGTCTGAATTCGATAATTGTTGCAATCAGGGGAACTCAAGAGAACAG TGTACAGAATTGGATAAAAGACTTGATATGGAAGCAGCTTGATCTAAGTTATCCAAACATGCCAAATGCAAAG GTGCACAGTGGATTTTTCTCCTCGTATAACAATACAATTTTGCGTCTAGCTATCACAAGTGCTGTGCACAAGGCAAGAAAGTCATATGGAGATATCAATGTCatagtgacaggccactcgatGGGAGGAGCTATGGCTTCTTTTTGCGCGCTCGATCTTGCT ATGAAGCTTGGAggtggcagtgtgcaactcatgaCTTTTGGGCAGCCTCGTGTTGGCAATGCTGCATTCGCCTCATACTTCGCCAAATATGTACCCAACACAATTCGAGTGACACACGGGCATGATATTGTGCCACATTTGCCACcttatttctcctttcttccccAGCTGACATACCACCATTTCCCAAGAGAG GTATGGGTCCAGGATTCTGATGGCAACACAACTGAACGGATTTGTGACGACAGCGGTGAAGACCCAGATTGTTGCAG GTGCATCTCCATGTTCGGCTTGAGGATTCAGGACCATTTCACTTACCTAGGAGTTGATATGGAAGCGGACGACTGGAGCACCTGTAGAATCATCACAGCTCAAAGGGTTCAGCAGTTCCGACTGGAGCTAGCGGGCAACATCATGATGACCAAGCACGATATCGACGTCTCCATCGTTGAACCTAGTGTACAAAACAGATTGGAGCAGTTCTAG
- the LOC100280204 gene encoding uncharacterized protein LOC100280204, with the protein MEEVYMTDLTALFTWTCSRCNDLTQGFEMRSLIVDVENCLQAFVGVDHSLNSIIVAIRGTQENSVQNWIKDLIWKQLDLSYPNMPNAKVHSGFFSSYNNTILRLAITSAVHKARKSYGDINVIVTGHSMGGAMASFCALDLAMKLGGGSVQLMTFGQPRVGNAAFASYFAKYVPNTIRVTHGHDIVPHLPPYFSFLPQLTYHHFPREVWVQDSDGNTTERICDDSGEDPDCCRCISMFGLRIQDHFTYLGVDMEADDWSTCRIITAQRVQQFRLELAGNIMMTKHDIDVSIVEPSVQNRLEQF; encoded by the exons ATGGAAGAG GTGTATATGACAGATTTAACCGCTCTGTTTACGTGGACATGCTCAAGATGCAATGACTTGACTCAA GGATTCGAGATGAGATCTCTAATTGTTGATGTGGAGAACTGCTTGCAG GCATTTGTTGGTGTAGATCATAGTCTGAATTCGATAATTGTTGCAATCAGGGGAACTCAAGAGAACAG TGTACAGAATTGGATAAAAGACTTGATATGGAAGCAGCTTGATCTAAGTTATCCAAACATGCCAAATGCAAAG GTGCACAGTGGATTTTTCTCCTCGTATAACAATACAATTTTGCGTCTAGCTATCACAAGTGCTGTGCACAAGGCAAGAAAGTCATATGGAGATATCAATGTCatagtgacaggccactcgatGGGAGGAGCTATGGCTTCTTTTTGCGCGCTCGATCTTGCT ATGAAGCTTGGAggtggcagtgtgcaactcatgaCTTTTGGGCAGCCTCGTGTTGGCAATGCTGCATTCGCCTCATACTTCGCCAAATATGTACCCAACACAATTCGAGTGACACACGGGCATGATATTGTGCCACATTTGCCACcttatttctcctttcttccccAGCTGACATACCACCATTTCCCAAGAGAG GTATGGGTCCAGGATTCTGATGGCAACACAACTGAACGGATTTGTGACGACAGCGGTGAAGACCCAGATTGTTGCAG GTGCATCTCCATGTTCGGCTTGAGGATTCAGGACCATTTCACTTACCTAGGAGTTGATATGGAAGCGGACGACTGGAGCACCTGTAGAATCATCACAGCTCAAAGGGTTCAGCAGTTCCGACTGGAGCTAGCGGGCAACATCATGATGACCAAGCACGATATCGACGTCTCCATCGTTGAACCTAGTGTACAAAACAGATTGGAGCAGTTCTAG
- the LOC100280204 gene encoding uncharacterized protein isoform X5, which translates to MTDLTALFTWTCSRCNDLTQGFEMRSLIVDVENCLQAFVGVDHSLNSIIVAIRGTQENSVQNWIKDLIWKQLDLSYPNMPNAKVHSGFFSSYNNTILRLAITSAVHKARKSYGDINVIVTGHSMGGAMASFCALDLAMKLGGGSVQLMTFGQPRVGNAAFASYFAKYVPNTIRVTHGHDIVPHLPPYFSFLPQLTYHHFPREVWVQDSDGNTTERICDDSGEDPDCCRCISMFGLRIQDHFTYLGVDMEADDWSTCRIITAQRVQQFRLELAGNIMMTKHDIDVSIVEPSVQNRLEQF; encoded by the exons ATGACAGATTTAACCGCTCTGTTTACGTGGACATGCTCAAGATGCAATGACTTGACTCAA GGATTCGAGATGAGATCTCTAATTGTTGATGTGGAGAACTGCTTGCAG GCATTTGTTGGTGTAGATCATAGTCTGAATTCGATAATTGTTGCAATCAGGGGAACTCAAGAGAACAG TGTACAGAATTGGATAAAAGACTTGATATGGAAGCAGCTTGATCTAAGTTATCCAAACATGCCAAATGCAAAG GTGCACAGTGGATTTTTCTCCTCGTATAACAATACAATTTTGCGTCTAGCTATCACAAGTGCTGTGCACAAGGCAAGAAAGTCATATGGAGATATCAATGTCatagtgacaggccactcgatGGGAGGAGCTATGGCTTCTTTTTGCGCGCTCGATCTTGCT ATGAAGCTTGGAggtggcagtgtgcaactcatgaCTTTTGGGCAGCCTCGTGTTGGCAATGCTGCATTCGCCTCATACTTCGCCAAATATGTACCCAACACAATTCGAGTGACACACGGGCATGATATTGTGCCACATTTGCCACcttatttctcctttcttccccAGCTGACATACCACCATTTCCCAAGAGAG GTATGGGTCCAGGATTCTGATGGCAACACAACTGAACGGATTTGTGACGACAGCGGTGAAGACCCAGATTGTTGCAG GTGCATCTCCATGTTCGGCTTGAGGATTCAGGACCATTTCACTTACCTAGGAGTTGATATGGAAGCGGACGACTGGAGCACCTGTAGAATCATCACAGCTCAAAGGGTTCAGCAGTTCCGACTGGAGCTAGCGGGCAACATCATGATGACCAAGCACGATATCGACGTCTCCATCGTTGAACCTAGTGTACAAAACAGATTGGAGCAGTTCTAG
- the LOC100280204 gene encoding uncharacterized protein isoform X4, translating to MTDLTALFTWTCSRCNDLTQVRDHQGFEMRSLIVDVENCLQAFVGVDHSLNSIIVAIRGTQENSVQNWIKDLIWKQLDLSYPNMPNAKVHSGFFSSYNNTILRLAITSAVHKARKSYGDINVIVTGHSMGGAMASFCALDLAMKLGGGSVQLMTFGQPRVGNAAFASYFAKYVPNTIRVTHGHDIVPHLPPYFSFLPQLTYHHFPREVWVQDSDGNTTERICDDSGEDPDCCRCISMFGLRIQDHFTYLGVDMEADDWSTCRIITAQRVQQFRLELAGNIMMTKHDIDVSIVEPSVQNRLEQF from the exons ATGACAGATTTAACCGCTCTGTTTACGTGGACATGCTCAAGATGCAATGACTTGACTCAAGTAAGAGACCATCAA GGATTCGAGATGAGATCTCTAATTGTTGATGTGGAGAACTGCTTGCAG GCATTTGTTGGTGTAGATCATAGTCTGAATTCGATAATTGTTGCAATCAGGGGAACTCAAGAGAACAG TGTACAGAATTGGATAAAAGACTTGATATGGAAGCAGCTTGATCTAAGTTATCCAAACATGCCAAATGCAAAG GTGCACAGTGGATTTTTCTCCTCGTATAACAATACAATTTTGCGTCTAGCTATCACAAGTGCTGTGCACAAGGCAAGAAAGTCATATGGAGATATCAATGTCatagtgacaggccactcgatGGGAGGAGCTATGGCTTCTTTTTGCGCGCTCGATCTTGCT ATGAAGCTTGGAggtggcagtgtgcaactcatgaCTTTTGGGCAGCCTCGTGTTGGCAATGCTGCATTCGCCTCATACTTCGCCAAATATGTACCCAACACAATTCGAGTGACACACGGGCATGATATTGTGCCACATTTGCCACcttatttctcctttcttccccAGCTGACATACCACCATTTCCCAAGAGAG GTATGGGTCCAGGATTCTGATGGCAACACAACTGAACGGATTTGTGACGACAGCGGTGAAGACCCAGATTGTTGCAG GTGCATCTCCATGTTCGGCTTGAGGATTCAGGACCATTTCACTTACCTAGGAGTTGATATGGAAGCGGACGACTGGAGCACCTGTAGAATCATCACAGCTCAAAGGGTTCAGCAGTTCCGACTGGAGCTAGCGGGCAACATCATGATGACCAAGCACGATATCGACGTCTCCATCGTTGAACCTAGTGTACAAAACAGATTGGAGCAGTTCTAG